In Malus sylvestris chromosome 15, drMalSylv7.2, whole genome shotgun sequence, a single genomic region encodes these proteins:
- the LOC126602300 gene encoding ACT domain-containing protein ACR1-like, producing the protein MPKKRSKTGTGGLGLRDDQQGPTGTHVRNIGSPCGVGLQPIFYIEDGLKGGPSTDPIRLAHVQEQLGNVIEAHHMNGEKRGVKLTTPAGGHTLTERRLHQLMYATDDYESCRGCDGGGNSAHKKGCDRTHVNIESCKEKGYWVVNVRSRDRPTLLFDTVSALTDLQYVVFHAVVSSRGTMADQEYFVRHKDGSTVNTGSERHKLTLCLVAAIERRIPQGLRLDLCAKNRMGLLSDVTRVLREYGLSISRISR; encoded by the exons ATGCCTAAGAAGAGAAGTAAAACTGGAACTGGAGGACTCGGCCTTAGAGATGACCAGCAAGGACCGACCGGGACTCATGTCCGAAATATCGGCAGTCCTTGTGGAGTTGGGCTGCAACCCATTTTCTACATAGAAGATGGGTTGAAAGGAGGACCCAGCACGGATCCAATTAGACTGGCTCATGTGCAAGAGCAGCTGGGGAATGTGATTGAGGCCCATCACATGAACGGTGAGAAGAGGGGCGTAAAGCTGACCACCCCGGCTGGTGGCCACACCCTCACGGAGCGGCGGCTGCACCAATTGATGTATGCCACCGACGATTACGAAAGTTGTCGTGGTTGTGACGGCGGTGGAAATAGTGCACACAAGAAGGGCTGTGATCGAACCCATGTAAACATAGAGAGTTGTAAGGAGAAAGGGTATTGGGTTGTGAACGTGAGAAGCCGAGACCGTCCTACGCTACTGTTTGACACGGTGTCTGCCCTAACTGACTTGCAGTACGTGGTGTTCCATGCGGTGGTTTCCTCCAGGGGCACCATGGCTGATCAG GAGTACTTCGTACGGCACAAGGACGGATCCACTGTGAACACAGGGAGTGAAAGACACAAGCTTACTCTATGCTTGGTGGCTGCAATCGAGAGGAGGATCCCACAG GGACTGAGGCTGGACCTCTGCGCTAAGAATCGGATGGGGCTGTTATCCGACGTCACAAGGGTTCTGAGAGAGTACGGGCTATCAATATCAAGAATCTCGCGGTGA